One window of the Benincasa hispida cultivar B227 chromosome 3, ASM972705v1, whole genome shotgun sequence genome contains the following:
- the LOC120074178 gene encoding protein SRG1-like codes for MESNTEMVDFGKSIIVPSVLELAKQSIPKIPLRYQRADQDPPIVPGGESGPPVPVVDLRRLAIGDSASPEIDKLHSACKEWGFFQIINHGVPTSLLDEFRREIESFFNLPYDEKKLLWQNSESQEGFGQLFVVSDEQKLDWSDMFKITTLPLSLRNPHLFHKLPPKLRETLEAYSIEIKKLAIVILDHLAGALKMDVEEMRELFRDGVQSVRMNYYPPCPEPDKAIGFSAHSDADALTILYQLNEAEGLQIRKGGRWVAVKPLPNAFVVNIGDIMEIVSNGVYKSIEHRVSLNCSKERLSVATFYSSNLNSELGPAKSLVGPHNPAVFRRVMLEKYFKDFFARKLEGKSYLEHMRIENEGDHVC; via the exons ATGGAATCGAATACTGAAATGGTCGACTTCGGAAAATCCATCATAGTACCCAGTGTTCTGGAGCTGGCAAAGCAGTCCATCCCTAAAATCCCTCTTCGCTATCAACGTGCCGATCAGGACCCCCCCATCGTTCCCGGCGGAGAATCTGGGCCGCCGGTACCGGTCGTTGATCTTCGCCGACTGGCCATCGGAGATTCTGCTTCTCCCGAAATTGACAAGTTGCATTCTGCGTGTAAGGAATGGGGATTCTTCCAG ATTATAAACCATGGAGTTCCAACCTCATTGCTGGACGAATTCAGAAGGGAAATTGAAAGTTTCTTCAATCTTCCCTACGATGAAAAGAAGTTGCTTTGGCAAAACTCAGAGAGTCAAGAAGGATTTGGGCAGCTTTTTGTGGTATCGGATGAGCAGAAGCTTGATTGGTCAGACATGTTCAAAATAACTACTCTCCCTCTTAGTCTAAGGAATCCTCATCTTTTTCATAAGCTTCCACCAAAACTCAG AGAGACATTGGAAGCTTACTCAATTGAAATCAAGAAGTTGGCAATTGTCATCTTGGACCATTTGGCTGGAGCTCTGAAGATggatgttgaggaaatgagagaGCTATTTAGAGATGGTGTTCAGTCAGTGAGGATGAATTACTATCCTCCATGCCCTGAGCCTGATAAGGCCATTGGATTCTCCGCTCACTCAGATGCTGATGCTTTGACAATTCTCTATCAGCTCAATGAAGCCGAAGGATTGCAAATTCGAAAAGGTGGGAGATGGGTTGCTGTTAAACCACTTCCAAATGCATTTGTAGTCAACATTGGAGACATCATGGAG ATAGTAAGCAATGGAGTATACAAGAGCATCGAGCATAGAGTTTCATTGAACTGTTCCAAGGAAAGGCTTTCAGTTGCAACATTCTATAGTTCAAATCTAAACTCGGAGTTGGGTCCAGCCAAAAGCCTCGTTGGACCGCATAACCCAGCAGTTTTTCGAAGAGTTATGTTGGAGAAGTATTTCAAAGACTTCTTTGCTCGTAAACTAGAAGGAAAATCATACCTTGAGCATATGAGAATAGAGAATGAGGGCGACcatgtttgttga
- the LOC120074176 gene encoding protein SRG1-like yields the protein MESNTEMVDFGKSIIVPSVLELAKQSIPKIPLRYQRADQDPPIVPGGESGPPVPVVDLRRLAIGDSASPEIDKLHSACKEWGFFQIINHGVPTSLLDEFRREIESFFNLPYDEKKLLWQNSESQEGFGQLFVVSDEQKLDWSDMFKITTLPLSLRNPHLFHKLPPKLRETLEAYSIEIKKLAIVILDHLAGALKMDVEEMRELFRDGVQSVRMNYYPPCPEPDKAIGFSAHSDADALTILYQLNEAEGLQIRKGGRWVAVKPLPNAFVVNIGDIMEIVSNGVYKSIEHRVSLNCSKERLSVATFYSSNLNSELGPAKSLVGPHNPAVFRRVMLEKYFKDFFARKLEGKSYLEHMRIENEGDHVC from the exons ATGGAATCGAATACTGAAATGGTCGACTTCGGAAAATCCATCATAGTACCCAGTGTTCTGGAGCTGGCAAAGCAGTCCATCCCTAAAATCCCTCTTCGCTATCAACGTGCCGATCAGGACCCCCCCATCGTTCCCGGCGGAGAATCTGGGCCGCCGGTACCGGTCGTTGATCTTCGCCGACTGGCCATCGGAGATTCTGCTTCTCCCGAAATTGACAAGTTGCATTCTGCGTGTAAGGAATGGGGATTCTTCCAG ATTATAAACCATGGAGTTCCAACCTCATTGCTGGACGAATTCAGAAGGGAAATTGAAAGTTTCTTCAATCTTCCCTACGATGAAAAGAAGTTGCTTTGGCAAAACTCAGAGAGTCAAGAAGGATTTGGGCAGCTTTTTGTGGTATCGGATGAGCAGAAGCTTGATTGGTCAGACATGTTCAAAATAACTACTCTCCCTCTTAGTCTAAGGAATCCTCATCTTTTTCATAAGCTTCCACCAAAACTCAG AGAGACATTGGAAGCTTACTCAATTGAAATCAAGAAGTTGGCAATTGTCATCTTGGACCATTTGGCTGGAGCTCTGAAGATggatgttgaggaaatgagagaGCTATTTAGAGATGGTGTTCAGTCAGTGAGGATGAATTACTATCCTCCATGCCCTGAGCCTGATAAGGCCATTGGATTCTCCGCTCACTCAGATGCTGATGCTTTGACAATTCTCTATCAGCTCAATGAAGCCGAAGGATTGCAAATTCGAAAAGGTGGGAGATGGGTTGCTGTTAAACCACTTCCAAATGCATTTGTAGTCAACATTGGAGACATCATGGAG ATAGTAAGCAATGGAGTATACAAGAGCATCGAGCATAGAGTTTCATTGAACTGTTCCAAGGAAAGGCTTTCAGTTGCAACATTCTATAGTTCAAATCTAAACTCGGAGTTGGGTCCAGCCAAAAGCCTCGTTGGACCGCATAACCCAGCAGTTTTTCGAAGAGTTATGTTGGAGAAGTATTTCAAAGACTTCTTTGCTCGTAAACTAGAAGGAAAATCATACCTTGAGCATATGAGAATAGAGAATGAGGGCGACCATGTTTGTTGA